From one Triticum aestivum cultivar Chinese Spring chromosome 4B, IWGSC CS RefSeq v2.1, whole genome shotgun sequence genomic stretch:
- the LOC123090890 gene encoding monoacylglycerol lipase has protein sequence MAGSMQAADAAGRISALLSLLALRRILAVLQPLLLLLLLPFRWRAARQGDAAAADAVVSASASSGKKAKAAVVLRVPAVCSRRQALARREAAMRRAREAGRDYELIPTARGETLFTQSWWPHASSSSAVKPRALVLVMHGLNEHSGRYDHLAKRLNAMDVKVYGMDWTGHGGSDGLHGYVQSLDLAVQDMKMYLKKISAENPGVPCFCFGHSTGGGIILKAVLDPEVDALVNGIILTSPAVRVQPAHPVVAALAPVFALIAPRYQFTGSSKNGPAVSRDPEALRVKYSDPLVFTGSIRVRTGYEILRLTAYLQQHLRRVTVPLLVLHGADDMVTDPEGSRRLHREASTPDKAIRLYDGLLHDLLIEPEKEVVLGDIVDWLSPRI, from the exons atggCCGGGAGCATGCAGGCGGCGGACGCAGCGGGGCGGATCAGCGCGCTGCTGTCGCTGCTCGCGCTGCGCCGGATCCTCGCCGTGCTCCAGCccttgctcctgctcctgctcctgcccTTCCGCTGGCGGGCGGCGCGCCAGGGGGACGCGGCCGCCGCGGACGCCGTCGTCtcggcctccgcctcctccgggaAGAAGGCCAAGGCCGCCGTCGTGCTGCGGGTGCCCGCCGTCTGCTCGCGGAGGCAGGCCCTGGCCCGGCGCGAGGCCGCCATGCGCCGCGCCAGGGAGGCCGGGCGCGACTACGAGCTCATCCCCACCGCCCGCGGCGAGACGCTCTTCACGCAGTCCTGGTGGCcgcacgcctcctcctcctccgccgtcaAGCCCAG GGCGCTTGTTCTTGTCATGCACGGGTTGAACGAGCACAG TGGGAGGTATGATCACCTGGCGAAACGATTGAACGCCATGGATGTCAAGGTTTACGGCATGGACTGGACTG GCCATGGTGGAAGTGATGGTCTACATGGATACGTCCAATCTCTTGATCTTGCTGTCCAGGACATG AAAATGTATCTGAAGAAGATCTCAGCCGAGAACCCTGGCGTCCCATGCTTCTGCTTTGGGCACTCCACCGGTGGAGGCATCATCCTCAAG GCTGTGCTTGATCCGGAGGTCGACGCTCTTGTCAATGGCATCATCCTCACATCGCCGGCTGTCCGTGTTCAACCCGCGCATCCTGTCGTCGCG GCGCTTGCCCCGGTTTTCGCGCTGATAGCACCGAGGTACCAGTTCACGGGGTCGAGCAAGAACGGGCCGGCGGTGTCGCGCGACCCGGAGGCGCTGAGGGTCAAGTACTCGGACCCGCTGGTGTTCACGGGTTCCATCCGGGTGCGCACCGGCTACGAGATCCTCCGGCTCACGGCCTACCTGCAGCAGCACCTGCGCAGGGTCACGGTGCCGCTGCTGGTGCTGCACGGCGCCGACGACATGGTGACCGACCCGGAGGGCTCGCGCCGGCTGCACCGGGAGGCCTCCACCCCGGACAAGGCCATCCGGCTCTACGACGGCCTGCTGCACGACCTGCTCATCGAGCCCGAGAAGGAGGTGGTGCTTGGCGACATCGTCGACTGGCTCAGCCCCAGGATTTGA